From Pelodiscus sinensis isolate JC-2024 unplaced genomic scaffold, ASM4963464v1 ctg68, whole genome shotgun sequence, the proteins below share one genomic window:
- the LOC106731966 gene encoding uncharacterized protein LOC106731966 yields MSLDKPGAGSFRGYIDADTPIGGALVRQSPVQIPTRRGHWVSCRRDEVRRRHKGPTAPVSGALTMAFLTQDQQSMITRGMKSLVSLARELSSSSVNPDAHKEMQGHARRACEEMKAVESQLESQKHIVDSHYVTLLEKRAHLNNEKSQRELSQVLLQIQLKHHANTKAYAQEMLSAAEGHLKELQDLQKEVRKEKNWLKIARTIALLFMPLSTLMAGIVAAIFQTSLNMAQRADRELQKAIDLYNTKISEYKQSLCRYDLEKEEIDVKSHADEKKMEALTRELLELENTMEKKEQFLRNLSLLVGNLEVLESKLDIDYETSWEVLAVDVLESLEGDQRLLNFLDGKEIRSLVQDLKKIIKSRAAI; encoded by the exons ATGAGCCTGGATAAGCCTGGGGCCGGATCTTTCAGAGGATACAT AGACGCTGACACACCAATAGGAGGTGCCCTTGTTCGACAGAGCCCTGTACAAATACCCACCCGACGTGGGCACTGGGTCAGTTGCCGGAGGGACGAGGTTCGACGCAGACACAAAG GTCCTACAGCCCCTGTCTCCGGCGCGCTCACCATGGCTTTTTTGACCCAGGACCAGCAAAGTATGATCACCCGGGGGATGAAGTCCCTGGTGTCTCTGGCCAGGGAGCTGAGCTCTTCCAGTGTCAACCCAGATGCTCACAAGGAGATGCAGGGACACGCCCGGCGTGCGTGCGAGGAAATGAAAGCTGTGGAGAGCCAGCTGGAAAGCCAGAAGCACATCGTGGACTCCCACTACGTGACCCTGCTGGAGAAGAGGGCACACCTGAACAATGAAAAGAGTCAAAGAGAATTAAGCCAGGTGCTCTTACAGATCCAACTGAAACATCACGCGAACACCAAGGCCTACGCCCAAGAAATGCTCAGCGCGGCAGAGGGGCACCTGAAGGAGCTCCAGGATTTgcagaaggaggtgaggaaggagaaaaactgGCTTAAAATTGCAAGAACCATCGCCCTGCTGTTCATGCCTCTTTCCACGCTCATGG CTGGGATCGTAGCCGCCATTTTCCAGACCTCTCTGAACATGGCTCAGAGAGCTGACCGGGAGCTGCAAAAAGCTATTGATCTGTACAACACCAAAATCTCTGAATACAAACAAAGCCTTTGCAGATACGACCTTGAGAAGGAAGAAATTGACGTGAAGAGTCATGCTGATGAGAAAAAAATGGAGGCGCTCACGAGGGAACTTTTAGAACTGGAGAACACAATGGAAAAGAAGGAGCAGTTTCTCCGCAACCTGTCTCTGCTGGTCGGGAACTTAGAGGTACTTGAGTCAAAGTTGGACATAGACTATGAAACCTCCTGGGAGGTTCTGGCAGTGGATGTGCTTGAAAGCCTGGAAGGGGACCAGAGGTTGTTGAACTTCCTGGATGGAAAGGAAATCCGGAGCCTGGTCCAGGatctaaaaaaaatcattaagtcaAGGGCAGCCATCTAG